The DNA region TGCTCTTCAAGAAGAAGTTCAACAAGGAAATCAAGGAAGTCTTCAACTACGAAGCCGGTCTTGATCCCGAGGCGACTCCGCCGCTGCAGACCTTCAAAATTGAAGAACCTACCATCAAGGAGAAGGAGTGGTAGCCATGGCAAAATTCATCAAATCCGACAAAGTATCGGCATGGCTGGAAGAACTGGGCCAGAAGCACGAGGTTCTCGCTCCCCGTAACGAGGGCGATTCCATTGTCTTCAAGCCCTACGACTCCAAGAAAGGTTTCAACATCGAGCGTGAAGCAACCGCGCCCCCTAAAAAGGCCTGCTTTCCCCAGAGTGAAACCTTAGTTGAATTCAGCCACATCAAAGATCTTGAGAATCCAGAGAAAGTGGCCCTTGATGTAAAGGAAACCATTCCAGATTCATCATGGGTTGTTTTCGGCAGCCGTCCCTGTGACGCCCGCGGATTCACCATGTTCGACCGTGTTTACCTGAACGGCAAGCACGTGGACGTATATTACAAAGCCCGCAGGGAAAACACCTTCTTCATCACCTTGGCGTGTGAAAAAGGCGAAACCACCTGCTTCTGCAACTGGGTAGGTTCCGGCCCGTCCGACCCCACCGGGTCCGACGTGCTCATGGTTCCCGTTGACGGCGGCTACTTCCTTGAAGCAGTCAGCGACCGCGGCGAAGCACTGCTGGCAAGCTCCCTGCTTGAAGACGGCGGCTCCAAACAGGCTGACGCCGACAAGTTCCGCGCAGACGCCGACCAGTCCATGGGCGAAGCCAAGGACCTCTCCAAGGCTCCGGCAAAGCTTCTCGAAGCTTTCGACGACATGGACTTCTGGGAAACACAGTCTGCAAAATGCCTCAGCTGCGGCGCATGCACCTATCTCTGTCCCACCTGCTACTGCTTCAACAT from Desulfovibrio sp. JC010 includes:
- a CDS encoding 4Fe-4S dicluster domain-containing protein, with protein sequence MAKFIKSDKVSAWLEELGQKHEVLAPRNEGDSIVFKPYDSKKGFNIEREATAPPKKACFPQSETLVEFSHIKDLENPEKVALDVKETIPDSSWVVFGSRPCDARGFTMFDRVYLNGKHVDVYYKARRENTFFITLACEKGETTCFCNWVGSGPSDPTGSDVLMVPVDGGYFLEAVSDRGEALLASSLLEDGGSKQADADKFRADADQSMGEAKDLSKAPAKLLEAFDDMDFWETQSAKCLSCGACTYLCPTCYCFNITDESDGVKGERIRSWDNCMSSMFTMEASGHNPRPTKAHRLKNRVGHKFSYYPDLHDGVISCCGCGRCIKSCPVGVDIREIVLNAIAYEAKEKAND